Proteins encoded within one genomic window of Pristiophorus japonicus isolate sPriJap1 chromosome 11, sPriJap1.hap1, whole genome shotgun sequence:
- the LOC139276470 gene encoding marginal zone B- and B1-cell-specific protein-like: MKFLAVAVLSACLCHIASGVGRKDRRREHDSQSTGKSQDSGTFEMRSPNLNDEEFHSSHMPDYLKCDSCRAISYQMQEYLSKSESKISAVKEGKAVLNESDYTDVLEKCCSQSWEKHGVIVVNGVKRLSGPGLETEDFMGVMVLNGPWPGRLFKMCQAYLGEFSEEDIYEEYRNNRDYLEDFLCFGKNGACAKHTKFQAAFKDEI; the protein is encoded by the exons ATGAAGTTTCTTGCAGTGGCAGTTCTATCCGCATGCCTGTGCCACATTGCCAGCGGAGTCGGGCGGAAGGATAGGCGGAGAGAGCACGATTCTCAAAGTACAGGGAAATCTCAAGATTCGGGGACTTTTGAGATGAGATCACCTAACCTGAATGACGAGGAGTTTCATTCCAGCCACATGCCCGATTATTTGAAGTGTGACTCCTGCAGAGCGATTTCTTACCAG ATGCAGGAATATCTTTCAAAGAGTGAATCGAAAATCTCTGCAGTGAAAGAGGGGAAGGCAGTACTGAACGAATCTGATTACACTGATGTTTTGGAGAAATGCTGCTCCCAGAGTTGGGAAAA GCATGGCGTAATAGTGGTGAATGGTGTTAAACGTCTGTCAGGTCCAGGACTGGAGACAGAAGACTTTATGGGAGTGATGGTGTTGAATGGACCATGGCCGGGAAG GCTGTTCAAAATGTGCCAGGCCTACCTGGGAGAGTTTTCGGAGGAAGACATTTACGAGGAGTACAGAAACAATCGGGATTATTTAGAAGATTTTCTCTGCTTTGGTAAAAATGGAGCGTGCGCCAAACACACAAAATTCCAAGCAGCGTTCAAAGACGAAATCTAA